One Oryza brachyantha chromosome 3, ObraRS2, whole genome shotgun sequence DNA segment encodes these proteins:
- the LOC102706828 gene encoding phospholipase D delta-like: protein MGKSSAAEYSGSAVLLHGDLDIGITEAKCLPNMDIMSERMRRCFTGYGAFGCGAACGGHSADARRGGGGGRAKKIITSDPYVSVCLAGATVAQTRVIPNSENPRWEERFRVEVAHAVVRLEFHVKDNDVFGAQLIGVASLPVDKIASGAPVEGWFPIDGHCSNPTRPPPELRLSVQYMPIQDNPLYRDGADAVPNAYFPIRRGGSVTLYQDAHVADGGLPPIEIAGGRVYEHGRCWEDICHSIVEAHHLVYMVGWSIYHPVKLVREPTRPLPGGTPSMLGELLKGKAHEGVRVVILLWDDKTSHDKFLLKTDGVMHTHDEETKRFFRHSGVHCVLVPRYASTKLSIFKQQVVGTLFTHHQKCVILDTQATGNNRKITAFIGGLDLCDGRYDTPEHRLFKDLDTVFNKDFHNPTFPVNSYGPRQPWHDLHCKVEGPAAFDILTNFEQRWRKATKWKVNLKKVASWHHDTLIKINRMSWIVTPAADEANAHVCDEKDPENWHVQVFRSIDSGSVKGFPKIVQEAELQNLVCAKNLKIDKSIHSAYVKAIRSAQHFIYIENQYFIGSSFLWSSHKSAGADNLIPVELALKIASKIKANEQFAVYIVLPMWPEGIPTTAPMQQILFWQGQTMSSMYKIIADALQMQGLLEAHPQDYLNFYCLGKRELAAGGDTMSPTSICNDNSALRTAQKLRRFMIYVHSKGMVVDDEYVIIGSANINQRSMEGCRDTEIAMGGYQPHYKWSATGHDGPPRGQVYGYRMSLWAEHLGGVEEWFRRPETGECVRRVNEMAEENWRAYVSPEMEETRGHLMRYPVKVDRDGRVRPLQGHECFPDVGGKVLGTQSSLPNALTT, encoded by the exons ATGGGGAAAAGCTCCGCCGCCGAGTACTCCGGGTCGGCCGTGCTCCTGCACGGCGACCTCGACATCGGGATAACCGAGGCCAAGTGCCTCCCCAACATGGACATCATGTCGGAGCGGATGCGCCGCTGCTTCACCGGCTACGGCGCCttcggttgcggcgcggcgtgcggcggccaCTCCGCCGAcgcgcggcggggcggcggcggcggcagggctAAGAAGATCATCACCAGTGACCCCTACGTCTCCGTCTGCCTTgccggcgccaccgtcgcGCAGACGCGGGTCATCCCCAACTCGGAGAACCCCCGGTGGGAGGAGCGGTTCCGCGTCGAGGTCGCGCACGCCGTCGTCAGGCTCGAGTTCCACGTCAAGGACAACGACGTCTTCGGCGCGCAGCTCATCGGCGTCGCCTCTCTCCCCGTCGACAAGATAGCCTCCGGCGCGCCGGTCGAGGGCTGGTTCCCCATCGACGGCCACTGCAGCAACCCGACGAGACCGCCGCCCGAGCTCCGCCTCTCCGTGCAGTACATGCCCATCCAGGACAACCCCCTCTACAgggacggcgccgacgccgtgcCCAATGCCTACTTCCCTAtccggcgaggagggagcGTTACGCTCTACCAGGACGCCCACGTCGCCGACGGCGGGCTCCCGCCGATCGAGATCGCCGGCGGCAGGGTGTACGAGCACGGCAGATGCTGGGAGGACATCTGCCACTCCATCGTCGAGGCGCACCACCTCGTGTACATGGTCGGCTGGTCCATCTACCACCCCGTCAAGCTCGTCAGGGAGCCCACCCGGCCGCTGCCCGGCGGGACGCCATCGATGCTCGGGGAGCTTCTCAAGGGGAAAGCTCACGAGGGCGTCCGCGTCGTCATCTTGCTTTGGGATGACAAGACGTCGCATGACAAGTTTCTTCTCAAAACG GATGGTGTCATGCATACACACGATGAGGAAACCAAAAGGTTTTTCAGGCATTCAGGTGTTCACTGTGTGCTGGTTCCTCGCTATGCGAGCACTAAGCTTAGCATTTTCAAGCAGCAG GTTGTGGGGACTTTATTTACACATCATCAGAAATGTGTGATTCTTGATACACAAGCTACTGGGAACAACCGCAAAATCACTGCTTTCATTGGTGGTCTAGACTTGTGTGATGGCAGATATGATACACCTGAACATAGGCTTTTCAAAGATCTTGACACCGTTTTCAACAAGGACTTCCATAATCCTACATTTCCT GTTAATTCATATGGACCAAGACAGCCATGGCATGATTTACACTGCAAGGTTGAGGGCCCTGCTGCCTTTGATATACTGACAAACTTTGAACAGCGATGGAGAAAAGCAACCAAATGGAAGGTCAATCTTAAGAAAGTTGCAAGCTGGCATCATGACACGctgataaaaataaaccgGATGTCCTGGATTGTTACACCCGCTGCAGATGAGGCAAATGCACATGTTTGTGATGAAAAGGATCCAGAAAACTGGCATGTACAG GTTTTCAGATCAATTGATTCAGGTTCTGTAAAAGGGTTTCCTAAAATTGTTCAGGAGGCAGAGTTACAG AATCTTGTTTGTGCGAAGAATCTAAAGATAGATAAAAGCATACACAGTGCATATGTGAAAGCCATCAGGTCTGCGCAGCACTTCATATACATTGAAAACCAGTATTTCATTGGGTCATCATTCTTATGGTCTTCACATAAAAGTGCAG GTGCGGATAACTTGATACCTGTCGAGCTGGCCTTGAAGATTGCAAGCAAGATCAAGGCAAATGAGCAGTTCGCCGTGTACATTGTCCTACCAATGTGGCCTGAAGGCATTCCAACCACGGCCCCAATGCAGCAAATTCTCTTTTGGCAG GGCCAAACCATGTCTTCGATGTACAAGATTATAGCGGACGCTCTGCAGATGCAGGGACTACTTGAAGCCCACCCTCAAGACTATCTGAACTTCTACTGCCTCGGCAAacgcgagctcgccgccggcggtgacaCCATGTCCCCGACGAGCATATGCAATGACAACTCTGCTCTG CGCACGGCTCAGAAGCTCCGGAGATTCATGATCTATGTCCACTCGAAAGGGAtggtcgtcgacgacgagtaCGTCATCATTGGATCGGCCAACATCAACCAGAGGTCCATGGAAGGCTGCAGGGACACCGAGATCGCCATGGGCGGCTACCAGCCACACTACAAGTGGTCGGCTACTGGGCACGACGGCCCTCCTCGTGGACAG GTGTACGGGTACAGGATGTCGCTGTGGGCGGAGCACCTGGGCGGCGTGGAGGAGTGGTTCCGGCGGCCGGAGACGGGGGAGTGCGTGCGGCGGGTGAACGAGATGGCGGAGGAGAACTGGCGGGCGTACGTGTCGCCGGAGATGGAGGAGACGAGGGGACACCTGATGAGGTACCCGGTGAAGGTGGACAGGGACGGCCGCGTCCGGCCTCTGCAGGGACACGAGTGCTTCCCCGACGTCGGCGGCAAGGTTCTCGGCACGCAGTCGTCGCTGCCCAACGCCCTCACCACGTAA
- the LOC102703573 gene encoding prohibitin-1, mitochondrial-like: protein MNLPNPPAGAASRLVRVGLLGGAAVYAAFNTLYNVEGGHRAIVFNRLEGIKDKVYPEGTHFVIPWFERPIIYDVRARPNLVESTSGSRDLQMVKIGLRVLTRPLPEKLPTIYRSLGENYNERVLPSIIHETLKAVVAQYNASQLITQRETVSREIRKILTERASNFNIALDDVSITSLSFGKEFTRAIEAKQVAAQEAERAKFIVEKAEQDKRSAIIRAQGEAKSAQLIGEAIDNNPAFLALRQIEAAREISHTMASSNNKVFLDSKDLLLGLQQLNVDSKSKK, encoded by the exons ATGAACCTGCCGAACCCGCCGGCGGGGGCCGCGAGCCGGCTGGTGAGGGTGGGGCTGctgggcggcgccgccgtctaCGCCGCCTTCAACACCCTCTACAACGTCGAGGGAGGCCACCGCGCCATCGTCTTCAACCGCCTGGAGGGCATCAAGGACAag GTGTACCCTGAGGGGACTCACTTCGTGATCCCGTGGTTCGAGAGGCCGATCATCTACGACGTCCGCGCCCGCCCCAACCTCGTCGAGAGCACTTCTGGGAGCCGTGATCTTCAGATG GTGAAAATTGGTCTTCGTGTCCTTACAAGACCCTTGCCAGAGAAGCTACCAACTATCTACAGGTCCCTGGGGGAGAACTACAATGAGAGAGTTTTGCCTTCAATCATTCATGAGACACTCAAAGCTGTGGTTGCCCAATACAATGCCAGTCAGCTAATCACACAGAGAGAG ACTGTGAGCAGGGAGATTAGGAAGATCCTGACAGAGAGGGCTAGCAACTTCAACATTGCTCTGGATGACGTGTCCATCACAAGCCTCAGCTTTGGAAAAGAGTTCACTCGTGCCATTGAAGCCAAGCAGGTCGCTGCTCAAGAAGCTGAGCGTGCAAAGTTCATTGTTGAGAAGGCTGAGCAAGACAAGAGAAGCGCGATTATTAGAGCGCAG GGTGAGGCTAAGAGTGCACAGCTTATCGGTGAGGCGATTGACAACAACCCTGCCTTCCTCGCTCTCCGACAGATTGAAGCTGCCAGGGAGATCTCCCACACCATGGCAAGCTCAAACAACAAGGTGTTCCTGGATTCCAAGGACCTCTTGCTTGGGCTCCAGCAGCTGAATGTGGACAGCAAAAGCAAGAAGTGA
- the LOC102703027 gene encoding CASP-like protein 1D1, producing MAESPENAARAPALEPAHTQAPPPPPPPPPSPPTKSGIPPRYDLDAKWDACLDLSIRRVAYSTLAGSFAGLLLFRSPTTRWASVALGAGVGIGAAYTECSYLFNGAPPKWSPKVSTIPSAHSEGEDK from the exons ATGGCGGAGTCACCCGAGAACGCCGCCCGGGCCCCCGCGCTCGAGCCCGCGCACACCCAggcccctccgccgccgccgccgccgccgccgtctccgcccaCCAAGTCGGGGATCCCGCCGCGGTACGACCTGGACGCCAAGTGGGACGCCTGCCTCGACCTCTCCATCCGCCGCGTCGCCTACTCCACCCTCGCTGGCTCCTTCGcgggcctcctcctcttcc GTAGCCCAACCACTCGCTGGGCATCAGTTGCACTTGGAGCTGGTGTGGGGATAGGAGCTGCATACACTGAATGTTCATACTTATTCAATGGTGCTCCTCCAAAGTGGTCACCCAAAGTTTCAACCATTCCTTCTGCTCATTCTGAA GGGGAAGACAAGTAA
- the LOC102703299 gene encoding NAC domain-containing protein 72-like: protein MADGIALDPGFRFRPSDDGLITLFLRPKIAEEPFEERIVNNADVYSEDPAELVAQHTRVPGTQGNTSVWYFFCPPRYTSKRASSGGRRQRAVGGGGGGGESVWKSEGGKKPVKDADGRRVGYLQKFSYGVYESSGSARTFTRLGWCMTEYSLDDDAVGAEKQVLCKVYRSPRAVCAEARTEAAGSPCSGSKRKADAAVGDLSEEAPPSARPRQEAGSEHEQPNLPPAEPLPTMELPAAAAKTSSSRRSNSSRSYS from the coding sequence ATGGCCGACGGGATTGCTCTCGATCCAGGCTTCCGCTTCCGCCCTTCCGACGACGGCCTCATCACCCTCTTCCTCCGCCCCAAGATCGCCGAGGAGCCGTTCGAGGAGCGCATCGTCAACAACGCCGACGTCTACTCCGAGGATCCGGCGGAACTCGTCGCCCAGCACACACGGGTGCCGGGCACCCAAGGGAACACCAGCGTGTGGTACTTCTTCTGCCCCCCGCGCTACACGAGCAAGCGCGCGAGCTCTGGtgggaggcggcagcgcgcggtcggcggcggcggcggtggcggcgagagcgTGTGGAAGTCGGAGGGTGGCAAGAAGCCCGTGAAGGACGCGGatggccgccgcgtcggctACCTCCAGAAGTTCTCCTACGGCGTGTACGAGTCGTCGGGGTCGGCACGCACCTTCACGAGGCTGGGGTGGTGCATGACGGAGTACAgtctcgacgacgacgccgtcggAGCAGAGAAGCAGGTGCTCTGCAAGGTCTACCGCTCGCCTCGCGCGGTTTGCGCCGAGGCGCGCACGGAGGCCGCTGGATCGCCATGCTCCGGCTCCAAGAGGAAGGCGGACGCCGCCGTGGGTGATCTCTCGGAGGAGGCACCACCcagcgcgcggccgcggcaaGAGGCCGGGAGCGAGCACGAGCAGCCGAACTTACCGCCGGCCGAGCCTTTGCCGACGATGGagttgccggcggcggcagcgaagaCGAGTTCCTCCAGACGGAGCAACAGCAGCCGGAGTTACAGCTAG